The proteins below are encoded in one region of Triticum aestivum cultivar Chinese Spring chromosome 1B, IWGSC CS RefSeq v2.1, whole genome shotgun sequence:
- the LOC123100428 gene encoding S-type anion channel SLAH2-like — MSFNGGEREREVVAMATREVSIQMAGVLDGQPGCVLSREPLVVRAAPRAAGASWMEAADTVAADDTMTKDAAAAAHDETRCSVSFSVPGSPSGLHLAQLSMPPLVCACDADMGIAPVLPTESKVPWERDRRFDNFKTFYGGLERQLSNLRGVPQDTDVEKGAASKISEEDIDEDDEVPTADRYFAALEGPELETLRSTEVAVLPKDETWPFLLRFPISAFGMCLGVSSQAMLWKTLESEPSTKFLRVHPVVNHVLWWISVALMVVVSITYLLKIFFYFEAVRREFHHPVRANFFFAPWIASLFLAKGMPHPVWEIHHAVLYVLMAPILCLDLKIYGQWMSSDKRRLSKMANPSNHLAVVGNFVGALLGARMGLRELPIFFFAVGLAHYVVLFVTLYQRLPTNVQLPKELHPVFFLFVAAPSVASMAWTRISGEFNDGAKLLYFVSLFLYVSLVVRVNLFRGFRFSLAWWAYTFPMTSVALATILYASKVDNMLTRALAVGLSGTAVVTVTGVLATTMYHAFMRKDLFPNDVSIAITRRRPKFSKIPTHLQSSSYDVKELVLSVPNFSSYSKQGAYSDSGSNFRMNISAGESPMAHGHGREEC, encoded by the exons ATGAGCTTCAacggtggagagagagagagagaggttgttGCCATGGCAACGAGGGAGGTCAGCATCCAGATGGCGGGGGTACTGGACGGCCAGCCGGGGTGCGTTCTGTCCCGGGAGCCGCTTGTCGTCCGTGCCGCGCCGCGGGCAGCCGGCGCTTCTTGGATGGAGGCTGCAGACACAGTCGCCGCCGACGACACGATGACCAAAGACGCGGCCGCGGCGGCTCACGATGAGACGCGGTGCTCTGTCTCGTTCAGCGTGCCAGGCTCGCCGTCGGGGCTCCACCTTGCGCAACTCAGCATGCCGCCGTTAGTCTGCGCCTGCGATGCCGACATGGGCATCGCTCCTGTGCTGCCGACCGAGTCAAAGGTCCCATGGGAGCGAGACCGGCGGTTTGACAACTTCAAGACGTTCTATGGCGGCCTTGAACGGCAGCTCTCCAACCTCCGCGGGGTGCCACAGGACACCGACGTCGAGAAAGGTGCGGCGTCAAAGATCTCAGAGGAGGACATCGACGAGGACGATGAAGTGCCCACCGCCGACCGCTACTTCGCCGCGCTCGAAGGCCCCGAGCTCGAGACCCTTCGT TCGACAGAGGTGGCGGTCCTGCCTAAGGACGAGACATGGCCGTTCCTGCTCCGGTTTCCAATTAGCGCCTTTGGGATGTGCCTTGGCGTGAGCAGCCAGGCGATGTTGTGGAAGACCCTGGAGTCGGAGCCCTCCACGAAGTTCCTTCGCGTGCACCCGGTCGTCAACCACGTCCTCTGGTGGATCTCCGTCGCACTCATGGTGGTCGTCTCCATCACCTACCTCTTGAAGATCTTCTTCTACTTCGAGGCTGTCCGCCGTGAGTTCCACCACCCTGTGCGCGCCAACTTCTTCTTCGCGCCATGGATCGCCAGCCTCTTCCTTGCCAAGGGCATGCCGCATCCGGTGTGGGAGATCCACCACGCCGTCTTGTACGTGCTCATGGCGCCCATCCTGTGCCTCGACCTCAAAATCTACGGACAATGGATGTCTAGCGACAAGCGACGCCTCTCTAAGATGGCCAACCCATCGAACCACCTCGCCGTCGTTGGCAACTTCGTCGGTGCGCTGCTTGGCGCTAGGATGGGCCTCCGGGAGCTGCCCATCTTCTTCTTTGCTGTTGGGTTGGCCCACTATGTGGTGCTCTTCGTCACTCTCTATCAGCGGCTCCCTACCAACGTGCAGCTCCCCAAGGAGCTCCACCCAGTTTTCTTCCTCTTCGTCGCTGCACCTAGTGTCGCATCCATGGCGTGGACAAGGATCTCTGGTGAGTTCAACGATGGCGCTAAGCTCCTTTACTTCGTCTCGCTATTCCTCTACGTGTCGTTGGTGGTGCGCGTCAACCTCTTTCGGGGGTTTAGGTTCTCCCTGGCATGGTGGGCGTACACATTCCCAATGACGAGTGTGGCCTTGGCGACAATATTGTATGCATCGAAGGTAGACAACATGTTGACACGGGCACTGGCAGTCGGGTTGTCAGGAACAGCCGTTGTCACAGTCACCGGCGTGTTAGCCACCACCATGTACCACGCCTTCATGCGCAAGGACCTCTTCCCCAATGATGTGTCCATCGCCATCACGCGGCGACGGCCCAAGTTTAGCAAGATCCCCACGCATCTTCAGTCATCGAGTTATGATGTCAAGGAGCTCGTTCTCTCCGTCCCGAATTTCAGTTCCTATTCCAAGCAGGGCGCCTACTCTGACTCCGGCTCCAACTTCAGGATGAACATCAGTGCCGGTGAGTCTCCAATGGCACACGGGCATGGAAGAGAAGAATGTTAG